A stretch of Triticum aestivum cultivar Chinese Spring chromosome 1D, IWGSC CS RefSeq v2.1, whole genome shotgun sequence DNA encodes these proteins:
- the LOC123171270 gene encoding uncharacterized protein yields the protein MTALTVLIPHSRQPRARAREQQSLRCMSGSGEMPPAARQSRRRHAIIFASFVVLVLLLLAAVAAIVLLAVLRPRDPTTELLSANATGAAPRVTLPTVSVQLNVTFLLVVRVRNPNPASFRYGEAATTLLYRGAPVGSAVVPAGTVPSRGATTMRLGMTVQADKVVAAAGIGGLLGDVLAGEMEFEARTDVKGRVTFLGFVKRNAQGRSACRIAIGVPDVKVRRQECHNEARL from the coding sequence ATGACAGCTCTCACTGTGCTCATACCACACTCACGCCAACCCCGCGCGCGCGCCCGCGAGCAGCAGAGCCTGAGGTGCATGTCGGGGTCCGGCGAGATGCCGCCGGCAgcccgccagagccgccgccggCACGCCATCATCTTCGCCAGCTTCGTCGTGCTCGTCCTGCTCCTCCTGGCGGCCGTGGCCGCCATCGTCCTGCTGGCGGTCCTCCGGCCGCGGGACCCGACCACGGAGCTCCTCTCAGCCAACGCCACGGGCGCCGCCCCGCGCGTGACGCTCCCCACCGTCTCCGTCCAGCTCAACGTCACCTTCCTCCTCGTGGTGCGCGTGCGCAACCCGAACCCGGCCTCGTTCCGCTACGGCGAGGCCGCCACGACGCTCCTCTACCGGGGCGCCCCCGTGGGCAGCGCCGTCGTCCCGGCCGGCACCGTGCCGAGCCGCGGCGCGACGACCATGCGGCTGGGCATGACAGTGCAGGCGGACAAGGTGGTGGCGGCCGCCGGGATCGGGGGCCTGCTCGGCGACGTGCTCGCCGGGGAGATGGAGTTCGAGGCGAGGACGGACGTGAAGGGCCGGGTGACGTTCCTCGGGTTCGTGAAGCGGAACGCCCAGGGGAGGTCGGCGTGCCGCATCGCCATCGGCGTCCCCGACGTCAAGGTCCGGCGGCAGGAATGCCACAACGAGGCCAGGCTGTGA